From Alienimonas californiensis, a single genomic window includes:
- a CDS encoding PDZ domain-containing protein: MFRDPSGYEGSEVRDPVDYNGELIEAGDGELTLSLWKGVNGAEALQEAVDGDYPTDGAASPEPTRVTVQSGADVYLNGRRAKLSDLRKGDRIRVRAVDADGSDVQRIVALRTNDVRMDDGLDISPDVDAVDAPIDPDVAPTAAIERAAKSGITTPGGGGFQDAPRTKPTGQTKENLEDPNRGVVVTPGEVPQPAMAGAGSPGFGFAVADSPGEGVLIVEVQPEGPAAQAGLQEGDFLTQLDGQSLTVPTDVRAIAQQALSGAEPRAVSGVAWRDGQELQFQITPSPTARDYYGSSAGDALEDDVQVGVSPRLGARVRDSEETGVEVLTGVPAGTTGSPASGFYPGVAPGVAPGVIPGGFPGVLPGAGVNGTGVNGTGTNGTGANGTGTNGTGTTDQSPGLANDGSVTPAGSLSNSGQTIDTTGADANVPGTNNAGTMTPGSTDQSPGLANDNTLTPAGSLSNSGQTIDTTGADANVPGVSGNNTNRTGTGTNGTGTNGTGTNGTGTNGTGTNGTGTNGTGTNGTGTNATGTNATGTNATGTNATGTNATGTNATGTNATGTNATGTNATGTNATGTNATGTNATGTNATGTNRTGTNATGTNATGTGTGNNMSGTGTTVPGTTDQSPGLANDGTVTPAGNLSNRGGTLDTTGADANVPGVSGNNATGANATGNMTGAGTNVPGGAVDQSPGLANDNTLTPAGSLSNRGGTIDTTGADANVPGVSGNPAAGAGMTGAGGVNGAGGLNGAGGLSGTGGLSGRGGLSGTGALGGTGGLSGTGGLSGTGGLSGTGGISGTGGLSGTGALGGLGSVPYGNLPYLGSLSGLGGAYGGSIYNRGNRNMGRPSPAQIQAARQAAAKNALGVDAEDFFPGQYPDHLEPANQQDGAREFGDRLLPYDRIIGVNNRPIDNHSELNRVLQDFDGETLTLNVVRNGERLNLRLPKREAVEAAN; encoded by the coding sequence ATGTTCCGCGACCCTTCCGGCTATGAAGGCAGCGAAGTCCGCGATCCGGTTGATTACAACGGCGAACTCATTGAGGCGGGGGACGGCGAGTTGACGCTTTCTCTCTGGAAGGGCGTTAACGGTGCCGAGGCGTTGCAGGAGGCCGTGGACGGCGACTATCCCACAGACGGCGCGGCGTCGCCGGAACCCACCCGAGTGACGGTGCAGAGCGGAGCCGACGTCTATCTGAACGGACGGCGGGCGAAGCTTTCGGACCTGCGAAAGGGCGACCGCATCCGTGTGCGGGCCGTCGATGCGGACGGCTCCGATGTGCAACGCATCGTCGCCCTGCGGACGAATGACGTGCGGATGGACGACGGGCTGGACATCAGCCCGGACGTCGACGCCGTCGACGCTCCCATCGACCCCGACGTCGCTCCCACCGCAGCGATCGAACGCGCGGCGAAGAGCGGCATCACCACCCCGGGCGGCGGCGGCTTCCAGGACGCGCCCCGGACCAAGCCGACCGGCCAGACGAAGGAGAACCTCGAGGATCCGAATCGCGGCGTCGTCGTGACCCCGGGTGAGGTCCCGCAGCCCGCGATGGCCGGCGCCGGCAGTCCCGGATTCGGCTTCGCCGTCGCCGACAGTCCGGGCGAGGGCGTGCTGATCGTGGAAGTCCAGCCCGAGGGCCCCGCCGCCCAGGCGGGGCTGCAGGAAGGCGATTTTCTCACGCAACTCGACGGACAGTCGCTCACCGTTCCCACGGACGTGAGGGCGATCGCCCAGCAGGCGCTCAGCGGCGCGGAGCCGCGGGCCGTCAGCGGCGTGGCCTGGCGCGACGGCCAGGAGCTCCAGTTCCAAATCACGCCCTCCCCCACCGCCCGAGACTACTACGGCAGTTCCGCCGGCGACGCGCTGGAGGATGACGTTCAAGTTGGCGTCAGCCCCCGCCTGGGGGCCCGCGTTCGGGACAGCGAGGAGACCGGGGTGGAGGTGCTGACCGGCGTACCTGCCGGCACTACCGGGAGCCCGGCGTCCGGCTTCTACCCCGGCGTCGCCCCTGGCGTCGCCCCCGGAGTCATTCCCGGCGGATTCCCTGGCGTCTTGCCTGGTGCCGGTGTTAACGGCACCGGCGTGAACGGCACCGGCACCAACGGCACCGGCGCGAACGGCACCGGCACCAACGGCACCGGCACGACGGATCAGAGCCCGGGTCTCGCCAACGACGGCTCCGTGACCCCGGCCGGCAGCCTGTCTAACTCCGGGCAGACGATCGACACCACCGGCGCCGACGCCAACGTGCCCGGCACGAACAACGCCGGCACGATGACGCCCGGTTCAACGGACCAAAGTCCCGGCCTCGCCAACGACAACACCCTGACCCCCGCCGGCAGCCTGTCTAACTCCGGGCAGACGATCGACACCACCGGCGCCGACGCGAACGTCCCCGGCGTCTCCGGTAACAACACGAACCGCACCGGCACCGGCACCAACGGCACCGGCACCAACGGGACCGGCACCAACGGGACCGGCACCAACGGGACCGGCACCAACGGGACCGGCACCAACGGGACCGGCACCAACGGCACCGGCACCAACGCCACCGGCACCAACGCCACCGGCACCAACGCCACCGGCACCAACGCCACCGGCACCAACGCCACCGGCACCAACGCCACCGGCACCAACGCCACCGGCACCAACGCCACCGGCACCAACGCCACCGGCACCAACGCCACCGGCACCAACGCCACCGGCACCAACGCCACCGGCACCAACGCCACCGGTACGAACCGCACCGGCACGAACGCCACCGGCACCAACGCCACCGGCACCGGCACCGGTAACAACATGAGCGGCACCGGGACGACGGTCCCCGGCACGACGGATCAGAGCCCCGGCCTCGCCAATGACGGCACCGTCACCCCCGCCGGAAACCTGTCGAACCGCGGAGGCACCCTCGACACCACCGGCGCCGACGCCAACGTGCCCGGCGTCTCCGGTAACAATGCCACTGGCGCCAACGCCACGGGCAACATGACCGGCGCCGGGACGAACGTGCCTGGCGGCGCGGTCGACCAGAGCCCCGGCCTCGCCAACGACAACACCCTGACCCCTGCCGGCAGCCTGTCGAACCGCGGGGGCACGATCGACACCACCGGCGCCGACGCCAACGTCCCCGGCGTCAGCGGAAATCCCGCAGCCGGTGCCGGCATGACCGGGGCCGGAGGTGTGAACGGAGCGGGCGGCCTCAACGGGGCTGGCGGCCTCTCCGGCACCGGCGGCCTCTCCGGTAGGGGCGGTCTCTCTGGTACGGGCGCACTCGGCGGGACCGGCGGACTCTCCGGCACCGGCGGACTCTCCGGCACCGGCGGCCTCAGCGGGACCGGAGGCATCTCCGGCACCGGCGGCCTCTCCGGTACGGGCGCGCTCGGCGGCCTGGGGAGCGTGCCGTACGGCAATCTGCCTTACCTCGGCAGCCTCTCGGGTCTCGGGGGGGCCTATGGCGGGTCGATCTATAACCGCGGCAACCGCAACATGGGTCGTCCGTCGCCCGCTCAGATCCAGGCGGCTCGTCAGGCCGCGGCGAAGAACGCCCTCGGCGTCGACGCGGAGGACTTCTTCCCCGGCCAATATCCGGATCACCTCGAACCGGCCAATCAGCAGGACGGTGCCCGCGAGTTCGGCGACCGCTTGCTGCCCTACGACCGGATCATCGGCGTGAATAACCGGCCGATCGATAACCACTCGGAACTGAACCGGGTCCTGCAGGACTTCGACGGAGAGACGCTCACCCTGAACGTCGTCCGCAACGGCGAGCGGCTGAATCTCCGCCTGCCCAAGCGGGAAGCCGTTGAAGCTGCGAACTGA
- the rpiB gene encoding ribose 5-phosphate isomerase B produces the protein MKIALGTDHAGYPLKEAVKALLTAAGHQVEDCGTHSAESVDYPDFIVPAARLVQTGECDRAVVFGGSGNGEAMAANRLRGVRCALCWNLETAALARRHNNANCLSLGARQVSKDEALKIVAVWLTEDFDGGRHLRRIEKLDAIDPD, from the coding sequence GTGAAGATCGCCCTCGGCACCGACCACGCCGGCTACCCGCTCAAAGAGGCCGTCAAGGCGCTGCTGACGGCCGCCGGCCATCAAGTCGAGGACTGCGGCACGCATTCGGCCGAGTCGGTGGACTACCCCGACTTCATCGTGCCCGCCGCCCGGCTGGTGCAGACGGGGGAGTGCGATCGGGCGGTGGTGTTCGGCGGCAGCGGCAACGGCGAGGCGATGGCGGCCAACCGGCTGCGCGGCGTGCGGTGCGCCCTCTGCTGGAACCTCGAGACGGCGGCTCTGGCCCGTCGGCACAACAACGCGAACTGTCTGAGCCTTGGCGCCCGGCAGGTCTCGAAGGATGAGGCGCTGAAGATCGTCGCCGTCTGGCTGACGGAGGACTTCGACGGCGGCCGACATCTCCGGCGGATCGAAAAGCTGGACGCGATCGACCCGGACTAA
- a CDS encoding AsmA-like C-terminal region-containing protein, translating to MIRRTVRWLTALCALLAIGGGAAGWYYLDRADAMTRQAVLEALGELAPHARIGVATASFNWDETIVVTGLTIAPISDPEGARPPIVVPELRIALDRERFRESERIDVRALTLVRPTLTLVRRPDGTWNLADLLPLNPPEPAPPCPAWEIRDATVRLVFETQPDAAADGEPGPGHGPLAATLHHLNVSLLPDSRRSYRIRGTGGVAGADVEELADGAGGVQFDGAVDLDHGRWRLGGAVGGLELGGGLLADAAVGSPELQAGLLAAREKFTAVERKLAGESVAPDAGLHRGPVRVVSADPVTPLGLRSALEPRDPVRLTDFGLEGDLSAEFALSSESFAAKPEYEITVRCRQGTLVNRFLPFPLSGVRGTARIAGGEVRLIEATGRHGETFARAEGVFRPSPLGLDGRVTFSAKRVPVTVNDGPRLPEALRKLHAALTPSGTADVAVATLEAAPATVDGVLRNRWELTELDVTVTDGTIRPEKFPVPVRNVRGFAKTDEQGVLRLDFRGAVAGQPGAFRGWVRNPGRAFEFRGAGKVVAAPLNRAFRDACPPSVRAAVEHMGIEGVADAELTLHRPPGLDQPMHWTVRADVTDAALRAEGFPYAIDALHGGVRFDSQEGIWRFENLRGTHGPATLTGSAAFDASRKPGRLALDVSVAGAPLDQALHDALPEGARQVWDELALSGGVIDLRTTVAWAPGRPPRVDLPDLRVSGATITPEAFPLELREIAAAGSFVSARTPGGGTLRLDRFGFAHRDRDGDAPVDLTTAGRMELRHTAAGDWALSVDDLACDGFVAGPAFKAALTDDLREGAEALNLTGPVDLRVPSLQLRGVADGSAATTAAWRVSAALDGNTAELGPTVRLGPGTVTCEGQYDGDRVILGGELRTARAAALDHVLTDLSAPFRLRGDELLIGSPDAPDGRHLTAMAYGGVLRADATANLSRGPDYRLSAELHGAKLSEYARQQMGGAKNLEGNLRGSISLAGRGSDTRTVTGSGNLEIKPAALGELNLVLRLFKAVNMNDPTMFHSAAARFELADETATFRRIDLLGEAISFVGRGRVGLNGGLDLQFYSKAPTTWRLPLVRALSTGWVGVQVAGSVGQPAVRTFSPAVEGSLAAFLTPLSPLLSEPVPRRTAGSP from the coding sequence ATGATCCGCCGTACCGTCCGCTGGCTGACGGCACTCTGCGCGCTGCTGGCGATCGGCGGCGGCGCGGCGGGCTGGTACTACCTGGACCGGGCCGACGCGATGACGCGGCAGGCGGTCCTCGAGGCCCTGGGGGAACTGGCACCGCACGCCCGCATCGGCGTCGCGACGGCGTCCTTCAACTGGGACGAAACGATCGTCGTCACCGGGCTGACGATCGCCCCGATCAGCGACCCCGAGGGCGCCCGCCCGCCGATCGTCGTGCCCGAGCTTCGCATCGCCCTGGACCGGGAGCGGTTCCGCGAGTCGGAACGGATCGACGTACGGGCGCTGACGCTCGTGCGGCCCACGCTGACGCTCGTGCGGAGGCCGGACGGGACGTGGAATCTCGCGGATCTGCTGCCGCTCAACCCGCCGGAGCCGGCGCCGCCCTGTCCGGCGTGGGAGATCCGCGACGCGACCGTGCGACTGGTGTTCGAAACGCAGCCCGACGCCGCGGCGGACGGGGAACCGGGGCCGGGACACGGTCCGCTGGCGGCGACGCTGCACCATCTGAACGTCTCCCTGCTGCCGGACTCCCGGCGGAGCTACCGCATCCGCGGCACCGGCGGCGTCGCGGGGGCGGACGTCGAGGAACTGGCCGACGGCGCCGGCGGGGTGCAGTTCGACGGGGCGGTCGACCTGGACCACGGCCGCTGGCGGCTCGGCGGGGCGGTGGGGGGGCTGGAACTGGGGGGCGGACTGCTCGCCGACGCCGCCGTCGGTTCGCCGGAGTTGCAGGCCGGGCTGCTGGCCGCCCGGGAGAAGTTCACCGCCGTGGAGCGGAAGCTCGCCGGCGAGTCGGTCGCGCCGGACGCGGGCCTGCATCGCGGTCCGGTGCGGGTGGTTTCCGCGGACCCGGTCACCCCGCTCGGCCTGCGGTCCGCCCTGGAGCCGCGCGACCCCGTCCGGCTGACGGACTTCGGGCTGGAGGGCGATCTCTCCGCGGAGTTCGCCCTTTCCTCCGAGAGCTTTGCGGCGAAACCGGAGTACGAGATCACGGTCCGGTGCCGGCAGGGCACGCTGGTCAACCGTTTCCTGCCGTTTCCCCTCTCCGGCGTGCGGGGGACCGCCCGCATCGCGGGGGGCGAGGTGCGGCTGATCGAGGCGACCGGCCGGCACGGGGAGACGTTCGCCCGGGCGGAAGGGGTGTTTCGCCCGTCCCCGCTGGGGCTGGACGGCCGGGTGACGTTCTCCGCCAAACGGGTTCCCGTGACGGTGAACGACGGCCCCCGCCTGCCGGAGGCGCTCCGCAAGCTGCACGCGGCCCTGACGCCCAGCGGCACGGCGGACGTCGCCGTCGCCACGCTGGAGGCGGCGCCGGCGACGGTCGACGGCGTGCTGCGGAATCGCTGGGAACTGACGGAGCTGGACGTCACCGTGACGGACGGCACGATTCGCCCGGAGAAATTCCCCGTGCCCGTGCGCAACGTCCGCGGGTTCGCCAAGACGGACGAGCAGGGCGTGTTGCGTCTCGACTTCCGCGGCGCCGTCGCCGGGCAGCCGGGGGCCTTCCGCGGCTGGGTCCGAAATCCCGGACGGGCGTTCGAGTTCCGCGGCGCCGGCAAAGTGGTGGCGGCGCCGTTGAACCGGGCCTTCCGCGACGCCTGCCCGCCGTCGGTCCGGGCGGCGGTGGAGCACATGGGGATCGAGGGCGTCGCCGACGCGGAACTCACGCTGCACCGGCCGCCGGGGCTGGACCAGCCGATGCACTGGACGGTGCGGGCGGACGTGACCGACGCGGCGCTCCGGGCGGAGGGCTTTCCCTACGCGATCGACGCCCTCCACGGCGGGGTGCGGTTCGATTCGCAGGAGGGCATTTGGCGGTTCGAGAACCTCCGCGGAACCCACGGCCCCGCGACGCTGACCGGCTCGGCGGCGTTCGACGCGAGCCGCAAACCGGGCCGGCTGGCTTTGGACGTCAGCGTCGCCGGGGCGCCGCTCGATCAGGCGTTGCACGACGCCCTGCCCGAGGGCGCCCGGCAGGTCTGGGACGAACTCGCCCTGTCCGGGGGCGTGATCGACCTCCGCACGACCGTCGCCTGGGCGCCCGGACGGCCGCCGCGGGTGGATCTGCCGGACCTCCGCGTCTCCGGGGCGACGATCACGCCGGAGGCGTTCCCGCTGGAACTGCGGGAGATCGCCGCCGCCGGTTCGTTCGTCTCCGCCCGCACCCCCGGCGGCGGGACGCTGCGGTTGGACCGTTTCGGCTTCGCCCATCGCGACCGCGACGGCGACGCACCCGTCGACCTGACGACGGCCGGGCGGATGGAACTGCGGCACACCGCCGCCGGCGACTGGGCGTTGTCGGTGGACGATCTGGCCTGCGACGGCTTCGTCGCCGGCCCGGCGTTCAAGGCGGCCCTGACGGACGACCTGCGGGAGGGGGCCGAGGCGCTGAACCTGACCGGGCCGGTCGATCTGCGGGTGCCCTCGCTGCAACTCCGGGGCGTCGCCGACGGCTCCGCGGCGACGACCGCCGCCTGGCGGGTCTCGGCCGCGCTGGACGGCAACACCGCCGAACTCGGCCCGACCGTGCGGCTCGGCCCCGGGACCGTCACCTGCGAGGGGCAGTACGACGGCGACCGCGTGATCCTCGGCGGCGAACTCCGCACGGCCCGGGCCGCCGCGCTGGATCACGTCCTCACCGACCTCTCCGCCCCGTTCCGCCTGCGGGGGGACGAACTGCTGATCGGGAGCCCCGACGCCCCCGACGGCCGCCACCTCACCGCCATGGCTTACGGCGGCGTGTTGCGGGCGGACGCGACGGCGAACCTCAGCCGCGGGCCGGACTATCGGCTTTCCGCGGAGTTGCACGGCGCCAAGCTCAGCGAATACGCCCGGCAGCAGATGGGCGGGGCGAAGAACCTGGAGGGCAACCTCCGCGGCAGCATCTCCTTGGCCGGCCGCGGCTCGGACACCCGCACCGTCACTGGCTCCGGCAATCTGGAGATCAAGCCGGCCGCGTTGGGCGAACTGAACCTCGTGCTCCGCCTCTTCAAGGCGGTGAACATGAACGACCCCACGATGTTCCACTCCGCTGCCGCCCGGTTCGAACTCGCCGACGAAACGGCCACGTTCCGCCGCATCGACCTGCTGGGCGAGGCGATCAGCTTCGTCGGTCGCGGCCGGGTGGGGCTGAACGGGGGACTCGATTTGCAGTTCTATTCCAAGGCCCCGACGACCTGGCGCCTGCCGCTGGTGCGGGCGCTGTCGACCGGCTGGGTCGGCGTGCAGGTGGCCGGCTCCGTCGGTCAACCGGCGGTGCGGACCTTCAGCCCGGCGGTGGAGGGCTCGCTGGCCGCCTTCCTGACGCCTCTCTCCCCGCTGCTGAGCGAACCCGTCCCCCGCCGCACCGCCGGCAGCCCGTGA
- a CDS encoding YihY/virulence factor BrkB family protein — translation MSTAPASPADDSSLFAIVKAAATDFIDDNCMRMAAAMSYYTVFALPALLVLLVTMVGWYAGVTGTGGDGGGDAVIKDQVGNFAGLNSPEEQEQIDAMLQSAQMDNASPWKWILTFGGILFGATGVVVALQDALNTAWEVMPDPEKGGVWNFVTKRLLSLAMILGVGFLLIVSLTITAAVQGMTAKLGEATGMGGGGTLLSILNEIVTILVVGVLFGAMFKFLPDAHIAWKDVAVGALVTALLFWIGKFGLGIYLGRADFAGSFGAGAASLALLFVWVYYTSLIFLFGAELTQKWADRRGAGIQPEDGAVRVKKRFEPASGAA, via the coding sequence ATGTCGACCGCGCCCGCCTCGCCCGCTGACGATTCGTCGCTGTTCGCCATCGTGAAGGCGGCGGCGACGGACTTTATCGACGACAACTGCATGCGAATGGCCGCGGCGATGTCGTATTACACGGTCTTCGCCCTGCCGGCGCTGCTCGTGCTGCTGGTCACGATGGTCGGCTGGTACGCCGGCGTCACGGGAACCGGCGGCGACGGGGGCGGCGACGCCGTCATCAAGGACCAAGTCGGCAACTTCGCCGGCCTGAACAGCCCGGAGGAACAGGAGCAGATCGACGCGATGCTCCAGAGCGCGCAGATGGACAACGCCAGCCCCTGGAAGTGGATCCTCACCTTCGGCGGCATCCTGTTCGGCGCCACCGGCGTCGTCGTCGCTCTGCAGGACGCACTCAACACGGCCTGGGAGGTGATGCCCGACCCGGAGAAGGGCGGCGTGTGGAATTTCGTCACCAAGCGGCTGCTTTCGCTGGCGATGATCCTGGGCGTCGGGTTCCTGCTGATCGTCTCGCTGACGATCACGGCCGCCGTGCAGGGGATGACCGCCAAGCTCGGCGAGGCGACCGGAATGGGCGGCGGCGGGACGCTCCTGTCGATCCTGAACGAGATCGTCACGATTCTGGTGGTCGGCGTCCTGTTCGGGGCGATGTTCAAGTTCCTCCCCGACGCTCATATCGCCTGGAAAGACGTGGCGGTGGGCGCCCTGGTCACGGCGCTGCTGTTCTGGATCGGGAAGTTCGGGCTGGGCATCTATCTCGGCCGGGCGGACTTCGCCGGCAGCTTCGGGGCCGGGGCGGCGTCGCTGGCCCTGCTGTTCGTCTGGGTCTATTACACGAGCCTGATCTTCCTGTTCGGCGCGGAGCTGACCCAGAAGTGGGCCGACCGCCGCGGAGCCGGCATCCAGCCCGAAGACGGGGCCGTGCGGGTGAAGAAACGGTTCGAACCGGCCTCCGGCGCCGCGTGA
- a CDS encoding YbeD family protein, giving the protein MSDPPAFDPSPLDPARLPSLELLNETHTFPGPYLFKVIGEDDRSFAARVVSLVRDELGLEEDPVFTIRRTKSGRHLSVTLEPQVPTAQSVVDLYQLIYRLEGLVMVL; this is encoded by the coding sequence ATGTCCGACCCTCCCGCGTTCGATCCGTCTCCGCTGGACCCGGCCCGGTTGCCGAGCCTGGAACTGCTGAACGAAACGCACACCTTCCCCGGCCCGTACCTGTTCAAGGTGATCGGGGAGGACGACCGCAGTTTCGCCGCCCGGGTCGTCTCGCTGGTGCGGGACGAACTGGGGCTGGAGGAGGACCCGGTCTTCACCATCCGCCGCACCAAAAGCGGTCGGCACCTCTCGGTGACGCTCGAACCGCAGGTGCCGACGGCCCAGTCGGTGGTCGACCTGTACCAGCTGATCTATCGCCTCGAAGGCTTGGTGATGGTGCTGTGA
- a CDS encoding isopenicillin N synthase family dioxygenase, with the protein MNDSLQTDGPRRDRPPEPTVPVVSLDAADAPARIGAALREIGFFSLTDHGVDDALIGRAYDAATAFFARPEEEKRRFEVPGALGQRGYTATGGERAAGAAAADLKEFFQIGPLEEHAPGGPNVWPDEEFRAAIEPLYAALRDAAVQVAAAVSEHLGLGREFLPDRIVGGESILRLIHYPPVPADAPPAATRAAAHADINLLTLLVGATAAGLEIQTRDGAGWLPVVAQPGQIVADSGDMLQNLTGGVIRSTVHRVVNPPGEGARQARLSMPFFCHPRPDVDLTPLDLPGAEPQRFRTLTAGEFLTERLKAIRPGG; encoded by the coding sequence GTGAACGACAGTTTGCAGACCGACGGCCCGCGGCGCGACCGGCCGCCCGAACCGACCGTGCCCGTGGTGTCGCTGGACGCCGCCGACGCCCCCGCGCGGATCGGGGCGGCGCTGCGGGAGATTGGCTTCTTCTCGCTGACCGACCACGGAGTCGACGACGCCCTGATCGGCCGGGCCTACGACGCCGCGACCGCTTTCTTCGCCCGTCCGGAGGAGGAGAAGCGACGCTTCGAAGTGCCCGGGGCGCTGGGCCAACGCGGCTACACCGCCACCGGCGGGGAGCGCGCCGCCGGCGCCGCCGCGGCCGATTTGAAGGAGTTCTTCCAGATCGGCCCGTTGGAAGAGCACGCCCCCGGCGGGCCGAACGTCTGGCCGGACGAAGAGTTCCGGGCCGCGATCGAACCGCTGTACGCCGCCCTGCGGGACGCCGCGGTGCAGGTCGCGGCGGCGGTCTCGGAGCATCTCGGCCTCGGTCGCGAGTTCCTGCCGGACCGCATCGTCGGCGGCGAGAGCATCCTGCGGCTGATTCACTACCCCCCGGTCCCCGCCGACGCCCCCCCCGCCGCCACCCGGGCGGCGGCCCACGCGGACATCAACCTCCTCACCCTGCTCGTCGGCGCCACGGCGGCGGGGTTGGAGATCCAGACCCGCGACGGCGCCGGTTGGCTGCCGGTCGTCGCACAGCCCGGGCAGATCGTCGCGGACAGCGGCGACATGCTGCAAAACCTCACCGGCGGCGTGATTCGCAGCACGGTCCACCGGGTGGTCAACCCGCCCGGCGAAGGCGCTCGCCAAGCCCGGCTGAGCATGCCCTTCTTCTGCCACCCGCGGCCGGACGTGGACCTCACCCCCCTCGACCTGCCCGGGGCGGAGCCGCAGCGGTTCCGCACCCTCACGGCGGGCGAGTTTCTCACCGAACGCCTCAAAGCGATCCGGCCAGGAGGCTGA
- a CDS encoding glycerate kinase type-2 family protein has translation MTFKPTREQAIEIWRAGVDAVASDRLVQEAVRTTGETLHLLDERFEASAWDRLIVVGAGKAGVGMAAGFAEAVAGSPWADRLTGWLNVPADCVRPVPGFTLHAGRPAGVNEPRPEGVEGTRRILELVRGCGPRDLCVVLLSGGGSALLVAPAEGVTLADKLAVTKRLASRGSDITELNTVRKRLSAVKGGGLARASGAGRMLCLAISDVIGDPLDVIASGPTVADPSTAADALAVLHRYCPDRADLPEAVWRRIEAAGEEPRGIPATVRTEVIGSNSVAGLAALKAAAQRGFVQMSDGAATAGVARDEGRRLLELAQQQVDTVIDLPLCIVSGGEPTVALCDKPGKGGRNQELVLAAVDAAWDLPGGLNGAVILSGGTDGEDGPTDAAGAVADDALIARAKALGLHPRPYLDRNDAYPFFEATGGLLKTGPTHTNVMDLRVVLVP, from the coding sequence ATGACTTTCAAACCGACCCGCGAACAGGCCATCGAGATCTGGCGGGCCGGCGTCGACGCCGTGGCGTCGGACCGACTCGTGCAAGAGGCGGTGCGGACGACCGGGGAAACGCTCCACCTCCTCGATGAACGATTCGAGGCGTCGGCTTGGGACCGGCTGATCGTCGTCGGCGCCGGCAAGGCCGGCGTCGGCATGGCGGCGGGGTTCGCCGAAGCGGTGGCCGGCAGTCCGTGGGCGGACCGGCTGACCGGTTGGTTGAACGTCCCCGCGGACTGCGTGCGGCCGGTCCCCGGTTTCACCCTGCACGCCGGCCGCCCGGCGGGGGTGAACGAACCCCGGCCGGAGGGGGTGGAGGGCACCCGCCGCATCCTCGAACTGGTGCGGGGCTGCGGCCCGCGGGACCTGTGCGTCGTGCTGCTGTCAGGCGGCGGCAGCGCCCTGTTGGTCGCCCCGGCGGAGGGGGTCACGCTGGCGGACAAGCTCGCCGTGACGAAGCGGCTGGCGAGTCGCGGGTCGGACATCACGGAACTCAACACCGTCCGCAAACGCCTCTCCGCGGTGAAGGGGGGCGGGCTGGCCCGGGCGAGCGGCGCCGGCCGGATGCTCTGCCTGGCGATCAGCGACGTGATCGGCGACCCGCTGGACGTGATCGCCAGCGGCCCCACCGTCGCCGACCCCTCCACCGCCGCCGACGCCCTCGCCGTGCTGCACCGCTACTGCCCGGACCGCGCCGATCTGCCGGAGGCCGTCTGGCGTCGGATCGAAGCGGCGGGGGAGGAGCCGCGGGGCATCCCGGCGACGGTGCGGACGGAGGTGATCGGTTCGAACTCGGTGGCAGGACTGGCCGCCCTGAAGGCCGCGGCGCAGCGGGGCTTTGTGCAGATGTCCGACGGCGCGGCGACTGCCGGCGTGGCCCGAGACGAGGGCCGGCGACTGCTCGAACTTGCACAGCAGCAGGTCGACACGGTGATCGACCTTCCGCTCTGCATCGTGTCCGGCGGCGAACCCACCGTGGCCCTGTGCGACAAACCCGGCAAGGGCGGCCGCAATCAGGAGTTGGTCCTCGCCGCGGTCGACGCGGCCTGGGACCTCCCCGGCGGGCTGAACGGTGCAGTGATTCTCTCCGGCGGCACCGACGGCGAGGACGGCCCCACCGACGCCGCCGGCGCCGTCGCCGACGACGCGCTGATCGCCCGCGCAAAGGCCCTCGGCCTGCACCCGCGGCCGTACCTCGACCGCAACGACGCCTACCCATTCTTCGAAGCGACCGGCGGCCTGCTGAAGACCGGCCCGACCCACACTAACGTGATGGACCTCCGGGTCGTTCTCGTTCCGTAG